One region of Falsirhodobacter algicola genomic DNA includes:
- a CDS encoding ABC transporter permease, which produces MSLRIPPRVAAAMVALLTMLAVWHVMALNFGPWVPDIGSTLRAMEAQLSSGAFWNNFTLTLGRVLSAFAAATLAGSAIGLFIGLNKRAEAFFQPLLALALAVPDPVYIIFAILALGTGETAGFVALTFAVSPFVANIVRSNVQARDHDLDQMAQIYHLPRHVRLWTVLAPQLVPALLTAMRFSFALSWKLVVVVEAIGQPDGIGAQIFNSFRLLRMRDVAAVAIIFIIAMQLLERGVVGRLEKRLLHWRN; this is translated from the coding sequence ATGTCCCTGCGCATCCCGCCGCGCGTTGCCGCGGCCATGGTGGCGCTGCTGACGATGCTTGCGGTCTGGCACGTCATGGCGCTGAACTTCGGCCCATGGGTGCCCGATATCGGATCGACCCTGCGCGCGATGGAGGCGCAGCTGTCATCCGGGGCGTTCTGGAACAACTTCACGCTGACATTGGGCCGGGTGCTGTCGGCCTTTGCCGCCGCGACCTTGGCCGGATCGGCGATCGGGCTCTTCATCGGCTTGAACAAGCGCGCCGAGGCGTTTTTCCAGCCGCTTCTGGCGCTGGCGCTGGCCGTGCCGGACCCGGTCTACATCATCTTCGCCATTCTGGCGCTTGGAACGGGCGAAACGGCTGGCTTCGTCGCCCTCACCTTCGCGGTGTCCCCGTTCGTGGCCAACATCGTCCGCTCCAACGTGCAGGCGCGCGATCACGATCTGGACCAGATGGCGCAGATCTATCACTTGCCGCGCCATGTCCGCCTTTGGACGGTACTGGCCCCGCAACTGGTCCCGGCGCTTCTGACGGCGATGCGCTTCTCCTTCGCGCTGTCGTGGAAACTGGTGGTCGTAGTGGAGGCGATCGGCCAGCCGGACGGCATCGGCGCCCAGATATTCAACAGCTTCCGCCTGCTGCGCATGCGCGACGTGGCCGCGGTGGCCATCATCTTCATCATCGCCATGCAGCTCTTGGAGCGCGGCGTCGTGGGGCGGCTTGAAAAGCGCCTCCTGCACTGGCGCAACTGA
- a CDS encoding ABC transporter ATP-binding protein, giving the protein MTDSVLRVEDLGVSYETSEAVRRLDFDVKRGEFVAILGPSGCGKSSMLNVISGLSAPSRGRVWVEGAELFTPASTAPRLGYVFQSHRLLPWRTVRQNLEIALAASPVPKAEWDSRIDEILGILHIGQFKDSWPMRLSGGQRQRVSIARALVVDPSYILMDEPLSTLDEVTARSLRQELTQIVQRTGVTVIFVTHSIREAVFLADRILILSRGPARLHEDFTVPLARPRNYDDPRISEIEGDIIARVQAPWGLGGQRDVA; this is encoded by the coding sequence ATGACCGACAGCGTTCTGCGGGTCGAGGATCTCGGCGTGTCCTATGAAACCTCCGAGGCTGTGAGACGGCTCGACTTCGATGTCAAACGCGGCGAGTTCGTGGCGATCCTCGGTCCGTCCGGCTGCGGCAAATCCTCGATGCTGAATGTCATCTCGGGGCTGAGCGCGCCCAGCCGAGGGCGCGTCTGGGTGGAGGGCGCGGAACTCTTTACCCCCGCATCGACCGCGCCGCGCCTCGGCTACGTCTTTCAATCCCATCGCCTGCTGCCATGGCGCACGGTGCGCCAGAATCTGGAGATCGCGCTGGCCGCGTCCCCCGTCCCGAAGGCGGAATGGGACAGCCGGATCGACGAGATCCTCGGCATCCTGCATATCGGCCAGTTCAAGGATTCTTGGCCCATGCGCCTGTCGGGGGGGCAGCGACAGCGCGTCTCCATCGCGCGGGCGCTGGTCGTCGATCCGTCCTACATCCTGATGGACGAACCGCTATCGACCTTGGACGAAGTGACCGCGCGATCCCTCCGGCAGGAATTGACGCAGATCGTTCAGCGGACGGGCGTGACGGTGATCTTCGTCACCCATTCCATCCGCGAGGCGGTGTTCCTTGCGGATCGCATCCTGATCCTATCGCGCGGCCCCGCGCGGCTGCACGAGGATTTCACCGTTCCGCTGGCCCGCCCCCGCAACTACGACGATCCCCGCATCTCCGAGATCGAGGGCGACATCATCGCCCGCGTTCAAGCGCCGTGGGGCCTTGGAGGGCAGCGCGATGTCGCGTGA
- a CDS encoding ABC transporter permease, producing the protein MSRAERTLWSGAALILLIPAWYLAAAQATFIESPFAVLAALPHFLSDPATWSNIGLTLGRVVAGLSLGVVAGFAAAFVMSRSRFMGDVLGWYVIAALRTPSAIAAILALAIFKGSEVGYILVVAFITFPYMAMGMRDGLNSADNELDEMSRIYHLGLLTQVRHVWAPYVAPYIFASLRNAHALAWKVIVVAEIFGAARAGFGAKFEHAWEYMFMIEVHLWLLVFMAIVLIAEYGLIRTLEKHTFRWRKEA; encoded by the coding sequence ATGAGCAGGGCCGAACGCACCTTATGGTCGGGCGCGGCACTCATCCTGCTGATACCGGCGTGGTATCTGGCGGCTGCGCAGGCAACGTTCATCGAATCGCCATTCGCCGTGCTGGCCGCCCTGCCCCATTTCCTTTCCGATCCGGCCACATGGTCGAATATCGGGCTGACGCTGGGGCGGGTCGTGGCGGGATTGTCCCTCGGGGTCGTCGCCGGTTTCGCCGCCGCCTTCGTCATGTCCCGGTCGCGCTTCATGGGCGATGTGTTGGGTTGGTACGTCATCGCGGCCTTGCGCACGCCAAGCGCGATCGCCGCCATCCTCGCGCTTGCGATCTTCAAGGGGTCCGAAGTCGGCTACATCCTCGTCGTTGCGTTCATCACCTTTCCCTACATGGCGATGGGCATGCGCGACGGGCTGAACAGCGCCGACAACGAACTCGATGAGATGTCGCGCATCTATCACCTTGGCCTGTTGACGCAGGTGCGCCATGTCTGGGCGCCCTACGTCGCGCCCTACATCTTCGCGTCGCTGCGCAATGCCCATGCGCTGGCTTGGAAGGTCATCGTCGTGGCGGAGATCTTCGGCGCCGCCCGGGCCGGGTTCGGGGCGAAATTCGAACATGCCTGGGAATACATGTTCATGATCGAGGTGCACCTGTGGCTGCTCGTCTTCATGGCCATCGTGCTGATCGCCGAATACGGGCTGATCCGCACATTGGAAAAACACACCTTCCGTTGGAGGAAAGAAGCATGA